TTGGAAtacttttttgcaaatttattttggtatttttttttaatttcatttttttgtttataaataaatttgtaattgtttgtttgttttcataatttataataatttcatatgGTTCCTACATAGATAATTTACAGACACATTCATAATagtaatgtttgttttttttttttttttgtttaataactcATAATAGtacgtaataataataataataataataataagagaCAAAACTTAACATATAAGTAcgaatatattcgtttttcttttttgttgttgtgttaatattattcatatttgtatgtaataataataataataatggtaGTAATAGATATTCATTACTTGgttgttgtttatttgtttCACTGTGCTTGTGTTGAAGGATTTTAAAAATTAGTaatacagttttttgttacgcacacatatacatatataaatatatatttttgttaattattattGCATTTTGTAAAGAgttgaaattaatttcacatgctctgtttttttacttcttcacaatttttttattatttttatctacAAATATATTGTATGTGATTTTTGTTGtatgtatttgtatttgttattattattgatttattcATATgcatattgaaataatattgacAACGATGGTTTGTATtagtttttgttctttttttaataaatattgtttttttttgttttgtttttgggagAGTTTACCTATTAAATACTAATTAATACACGCTTAAAGAGTTTAAGAACATTTTGCTGTTGATTtggttcaaaattatttatttatggatgTTTTACcccatttgttgttgttgttttagtttttatggTTTTTTTCCAGATTTTGTTTTGGGAGCTGGAGGGAacggtttttgttttctttgttatatgtcaatttcttttgttttgttaaacatttaaaatatttaatatatatgaaTTATTTGCCAAtggttttaattaatatttttattgttgtattaTTTTTTCGTGTAAGACTACAAAGACATTTAGATGtgagaaaattggaaaaaactcTAATCTTAATCAATAATTTAAtgatgttttatttaaaatttaatatcgcagttaagaaaatttatttgctatattattacaaattttgtaatggggaaaaaatgtttttaattttattatttatgttgttttctttttttttaataatatcttgAAATTTCTTGGATTTTAGTATTGTAAGCAATTTTAGTAGAATATGGATAAAGGAAAGTAGTCggtaaatattgttaaaaataatttaaattaaagtgtattgaaaaaatattttaaagaaatcattttttttattatttgttgagTTTAAAACAATTTTGGGCTTACCGACTTATTTCCCTGGCATCTattgtttaattttcttttaaaattaacaTTCACAATATTGAGGAGTTTATTTTATCTTGTGATTATTGTTACTGGATTATTTTTACTggatttttgattcttttgtTTTCTCAAAAGCttatattttaaacatttacaaaaaaagttaagctacacacaaaaaaaaataatttttctctatattttaggatctttttatagccaatgttgtttattttaagatcatcaaaatttaattggaggTAAACCTGGAGAGGGTTGTCATATCCCTTGATTTTGGTATCcccaaatataaaaacaaatatttaacaaCAGACAAAaaatccttatggagaaaaaattataatttttttgtgtgtatatggagttggcaattattttttttttttgctgttaagTGAAGGTGTACAGATGTTTGggttttttctctttttcttgATGATGGATGATtcgtttgtttttgttaaagcCTAGGTGCTAACTATATAACATTTAAAAACTACTACTTAATCAGTATCACATTTTAATGAGTTATAGTAGATGGCAAACTCCGACTACTTTGGAGCttgtatttatatacaaaagttGCCGGAGCTATCTTTGCAAACATCTGAccatatttttcacaatttacgTTCCTTTGAAATCAAAACACAAACGATTTATCTTGTTTCTATTTTCCTCTgcttctttttctttttgttttttccacgaaaaaacaaaaaagaaaaccaaaaaacttaaaaactatTACgaaaatatacttacaagctaatATGGTGGTGAGTTCACAATGTGTTTTTATGGTTGTTTTGAGATACTTTGACGTTGCTTTgttgtgtgtgtatatgtgtgtgaagGGTGGGGGATCGGCCTTAGCTTAGCTGTATAAACAGCTAAAGTGAGAATCTCTCCccctccaaaagaaaaaaaacaccagCAAcactatgttttgtttttgttttcctgtGGATGATGATAATTATGAGCTTTGTTATGCGAATGGCTTAAGGTGGGGTTTttcttgtattttatttttcagtgtaccaacaACGACCATCAGCTGCTTAGTGATAATGGTTACGCGCTAGCCTATAGGTATATGCCTCTTTATCTGTTTTACTCTAGCCAACGCCTACACACTAACTACTTTCATTGGGTGAATAGAGTTTGTGTTTCGTTAAACTATAATCGGGACTGATGGTAACACTACGCGACAAATTCTTCATGAATTGGGGTAATAAGGATGCCCAACCACGTTTATCTTGACGCAGGGTTAGATAGAGTTCAAATGTTGAAACCATTTCACTGTCCACCTTAAGGGTTCCAATGCGCCTTGAGTTGTGTGGTTCTTCTTCGAATTCAATGTACACGGTGCAGCCACGTATGCCACAGGGTTCACGTTCCGATACTCGCAGAATATCAGAGGCTATGCGTGTGGTGAGATCACAGGGTATGGAGACTTCGGTGCAGGTTAAGTTGCGTGACTTGGCCTCACGTAATTCCTCAAGCAAACGCAGCGCCAGATCACGACAAGCGGCCGCATCGCTATTATCACAGTATATGAGTTCTTCTTCCAGTGGTGTGTCAACAATGTCACTGTGGGCGGGATTGTGTGCAGCTCGGCTGGGAGATTTTGTGGTCCGTGAGCTGGATATTGGCGTTGACCAATCTGTAAGAAAACAGACATAAaagaatatattaaataaaagatattttatttttatttaaatttaataaatttaagttttaactaaatttaaatgTGACATCTATAAAACCCTGAAtatattatatccttcaaatttatttttataccctagaaAGGATTTTATTATGCCATGCATTTGATataccaaaaataattttttgtcaacttcaaacattaaataaaaaaaaacaaataaaataaattccgaAAATGACAATATAAATTACCAAgtataattaaacaattaattggctgaattagaaaattaatggaTTAAATTAGTTAGTGTGCATAGAAAAAAACATCGGCTAAAGTCtttctttttttagtttttatatttttttccgtgTGATTGAAGTTTGTTGCTATATTTTTTATGcgcttttattataaaaaaattaattttttaaacataaaaACTAGTATTGActcgatatttttttattgaaaatcaagCATCGCTTAATTTTTAATCGCAAcaaaaattacacaaaattaattgaatcaattaaacatttaatttgatgaattaatttttacattttaaaattggtaatttatgttttcattttttaggtgaattaattttgtgattgaaaaaacatttaatttttttctgtatgctTAATAttggttttcaataaaaaaaattaatcaattacttttttaatttaaaagttaatccAATTGACCCAAGGGTTGGTgtgatttagaaaaaaatatataaattcttaTTTACGTCAGAATAATTTATAACTATTCATGTTAATTAATACTAAATATGGAGGATACTGGCGGTGAACTGCATTTAAAATTCCCaaacttttaaaataattaaatataactTTAATATGTGAGATGACGGTACGGAGCATTGTTTCCCATATTAGATGGAAGGTATATaagattctttaaatttttattatattctatTGGACAATATTACTTGAAGATAAAAAAATTAGTAATCTCTTACTCATTTTTTTATCTTCAAGtaacatatttttcaatattattttcttttatttaaaccaTTTTAATTTACTCTTTACCTTAGTAAATTTCTAGCTATAgtctataatttataatttcaaaCACCCGGCGGAAGTTATATCTGACTGTCTGCAATTATCATTAATTCATGCCACCTTCCgtcatacataaaaaaattctttagcttCTGTGAGTTTTTCCTCTATAtacttattatattttttataaatatattatgaCTATTAttggaataagtttgttttctatttctttGCGGCTACATTTTGTTTCAGGTAACATTTCATCAGCATTTTACACATTAACAAAagagaaatatgaaaaaagcaaacgcaatgaaaagattttcttattcaagtttttttttgtacgaaGATAGGCAATGGAAAATGAAAGAGGAAAACAAGGCTGTGACGGTGTTATTAACTTGGTTGGTAATTATGACGATGATGACGCAGAAGGCTTGTAATCATAAACATAGATGATgaaatttctatgatttttttaaatattgttacTAAGGggaaatgaaaaaacaaaagaccgaagacattaaataaaaagatataaatataaaatatataaaaaataaggtgATATTCTATGTAGCTAATGGTAAATTAAGGGCTgcagtttttttaattcttctcGGACtatattatgattttttatattttaattttcaattttatataggtatctgtatttcatttttgttttttttgtaagcTAATTCAATTTCCCTcaaccataagatttttttttatgattttactaCCAAGatagccatatatatttttgttgttgttaagtACAAAGAAACACGTTTCTCTGTatgttaaatatttcaaaaattaacaaaCACAAGCTTtaatatcattttatttttttatgactgCAAAATGTTTAtctaatttgttttcatttgtttaAAACACATAAAATTTAATGACATCAAGATTTATGACAGCTTAAGATTTTTGTATTTCAGAATTCTTTTACAATTTAGataataaaaatcgatatttttaatGTTTAGGCTCTGAAATGAGGATaagagcaaaataaaaatatgaaatacagGGCATCTTAATGGTTTTTCGAATaccataaaataaagaaaaatcataaaagattaaaaaaaaaactaaaatttatattcgtacacaatagaaaacataattgttttttttttttgtttgtcttaacaaaaaacagataaaattatttctatttctatatgtaTAATTATTAAAACCCTgagttttttctatacaaaaattaagaaagtaaaaaaaaataatgaaaccaAATTAACTTCCAAAGAATGAAATATAATGAGCTACCGTTATCCACCTAACCTATTGGTGATTTAGTTTTGCCTAGTGTTACGTTTTTCcccctaattctacttcctctaATCCATAATACCGAGGAGGATCCTAAATCCAAATGCTTGAACGAAGACGTATTGTAGCCGTGGCACTTTTCATTAGAATCAAATTCGCCATagtcatttttcaataaaaaaaaaacacgctaACGCCGGCAAATTTACATTGTCCTGTAGTATATAAATTAATGTTAGGtaaatttattagattttttttaatctcaTACACGGaattttaggacaattggaAAAATTGCTATCGCTACCACTGGAAAAATGACTGACGGAAACTAAACTAGCCGGGGGTAGTAGAGCACTTAGGtggtgtattattttttattttctaaccaAAAGGAATATTTTATCACCATTGAGCTAAAAGGTTTTTAACTGATAAACTAAACATTTTCATTCAGGACAATGACAatattcttctatagaattaacattttcattgttcAACAAAACAATGCATGCCAATAATGAACTTaacatttatgaaattttttaacaaaaattttctaaattttttgctatTATTTATTATAGAGAAATTGTAATAAATGTCGTTCATCATATTTAAATAGGAACAAAACTATATTGTGagaaatataaactttatattattgcaattttgatttttgctccAAGATGTGTGGTTATTCCAAGTTAAAATGCCGATagactttataaaaaaatcttttaaaattctAAGTGCTATCATAgatttgaaataattattttcttatttaaaatGTACCTCTATTTGACGTTAAGATATTTGCCGGCGGCATTTATTTATCTCCTCTgtgatatgaaaaactaaatttcaCTAATCACTAATACTAGTTTTCAGAATTTGGGACCTACCTTTAGCCTTTGTTGTCCCACTGGTGATTACGGTAAAACGTTCAGGATATTGATTTTGCACTGATAAAACTTCCATTTTATTGGGATTAATTTTGATTTAGAAGTATTACAAAAAAACTTTCAGAAAGTTTTTAGGGTTTCttagaatagtttttttttttcaaagattttttctttgctctttttttttatcaaaaatacatGTAAATGCACGGTttagtttatacttgtttttagttttggCTAAAAATTAACCAAGAGATCACAGTTTCTTTATTTCGTAATAATGTTGTTTAAAAATCAACACTTTTTCATTACATTAATTTGACTGATTAATTCTCGGTCAAATTATGTCACATACGCTTTCTGATATTCATATatagttctttattttatatgttttacttttgtttttaataataaaaatcttCTTTTCATATGTTTAAAAAGATCAcaatagttttttaattttaatatcaccgaaaattatttaagttatttaatagaaaatattctgctGCTCTATTTCTTATTGTGTACCATGTGAATATCAGCAGTGTCTTACAGTAACTGAAGCAAACAGCTGTGTGACGCTGAATTTATAGCCCCGGCTGGGCCTATTGAGTAAAGAGCAACCCATTGTTGGGTgactatgtgtgttagggtaggaGAATGGTGGTATGGTGCACTCTTCAGTTTGGGCATTGagtgaaatttaatttatggatgagaaacttggcaaaagaggCATGGTGAAAACATATGATGTTAAACAGCTGAGTTTATCATTTAACTTTAATTAGGGCCAAATAGGAATAATGCAATATATAAGTATTTGTGGTCAATTTCTGAATgcagtaaaattatttattttgtatatttttagatATAAGTATTTCTAACAAGAAAGTTTTTGATTtatgttacaaaaaatttcatttcattttatggcATTAGGAAATTGCTTCAATCTCTATATCATGTCATATATCCCAACATCTTAAAGCAGTCATAgttttagttatatatatctttcagttTTCTTCTTTCATTTTAGTCAAAGCTAAAGAAATCAGCTTTAAAACCTTTAAATTACTATgcgttttcttatatttttttatataagttaCAGTTGTGCTCTCAAtgtttctcatttcatctctcatgtttaaaattttctcaacactcATTTACACTCTCTTTGAATTACACTCAAGCAATTCTCCTCTTAGAGTAATTTACCTTCCTCTTCTACTCTATCATCCTCTCTTCTCATACTATTACCCATTGTGAACTCTTTTCCCCTACCCTTTGAATCTATCATTGTTATCACAGTATAACATCAAATATTCGTCCCAGTGGCACTCTTTACTTAATTGATTTGTTTCTCATACATCTATTCTTTACAATAAGAATTttgctctctcactctctcgcgttttttttgttctcagttACTTGagtgttttttttatgaatacttgtttttactctcTTTTCTGGCTTTTATTTTCTCACTATCTGAAACATCTCCAACTGTGTGGTGTACGTGactttttcatttgtttgaCGGTCGGTCGGTTGTTTAGTTCGTTGTTCGGTTGAAttgttgttcttcttgtgccctGAGAATTCGTTTGGTCGGCCTTTTGTGGCAGTTTGTGTCGTGTGTGTTTGTTGCTGTGCGGTGTTGttttattattacttttttccTTCATGTTCACCCATGCATTGGGAAAACTGTCATAAGAAGTACTCGTCGTCGTTACTTATTGAGCACCTCCCTCACCATCAACTcaccattgttgttgttgtgggttACTGAAGAGCCTAATGGAGATTACTGTTCTGGCCCTCTCATTCTATGCCACATGCATACGCTCTCAGTATTTTAAAATCTTTGAAATAAACAGAGTCCACTCAACTGTTAGGTTTTGGCTCTTCGTCCGTCCCATGATAGGTACCTTAATGTATTTGTGTGATTTGGTCGTTTAATCTATCCGTACGTTTATCTGTCGGTCGTTCTCGTAGACGGTTCGTCGTTGTGTACGCATACGAAAATATACAAAGTGTTGTCAGTTTCGCTTGTTGGTCTCTGTATTACAgccggtttttgtttttttttgttttgcttgaccgcgatgatattttttttgctttgtactcgTAACCAACATCACGAAAAAATCAGCCTATGCCATTTGGAAGAGGATTTGCAGTTTAACGTTAAAATCTAACAAGGAATGGAAATCGATGAATTTATTAAAGTGATTCTTGTGTTAAAGGTAGAAAAAATCAAgtgatattaaattaattaagtgaTATTCAAATGAGATTATATGATATTTTGTTTATGTGTAATGAATGTAATGTTACAATGcccaataattttaataatacctTAGTTGATTTGGAAgaaataaagaaaccaataaaaaaaaactatcctcAGCTTTGCAACGTagcatattaagaaaatttgtcattagAATTGAACCAAGAagcaatattttaacaaataatgtaaattttcatttttgtagtgAACTTTCTATTAAAAGATGCaataatgaaaatgtgcattgtcTGATAAATAAATTAGTGGTATTCCGCACATCAATCTGTTCTAAAAACCTAGTGCCAGTTTTTATAAGATTATTTTCTGAATAAGAAAATCACCGTTGTGGAATATCTAGGTTAGGCTATGGTCAAATACAATGGTATGAAGAAGATGTGAAGTTAGCAGCTGAGACCATCGTCATACTATTACCGACGCTAGGTCGCCTTAACTTCTTGTTTACTCGTTTAGTTCGACACTTTAAAGTAATGGGAAATTAAGAGCAGCAAACAACATGGAACTAAAACGAAAATAtaactatttatttattacttaaaattgaacttttttccgtaaaaaaattgagtttttgctacaaaaaaaaaaagagatacGAACATGTAGGACCTAGCGCGGTCCATTACTTAgacatttaattccaatttctTGAAGCTCCGTTTAAAGCAAGTTTAGATCAAGTGATTAATGCAACCCGTTATATCAGCGTCCCTTACACGCTgagcactcgagccaaaaataatataccaaaatttggtttccaaaaaaactaccaaaattaaagattcatattttgcaaaattttatgtctatcgaaaattttgtaaaaattttatttctatagaaaattttttaacaattttatttctataaaaaaaatttgtcaaaattttatttctttagaaagttttgtgaaatttttatttctttatgaaattttgttcaaattttattactattgaaaattttgtcaaaattttatttttattgaaactgttgtcataattttctttctagagaaaattttgtaaaaattttatttctataaaaattgtgtccaaagtttatttctagagaaaattttgtaaaaattgtatttctatagaaaatgttattaaatcaaaatgttatttctatagaaaattttctcaacattctatttctatagaaaattttgtcaaaattgtatttttatagaatatttttcaacattttatttctatagaaaattatctcaaaattttattcctatagaaaattttgtaaaaattttatttctatagacaattttgtcaaaattttatttcaatagaaatgtttgtcaaactttaatttctatagaaaattttgtcaaaatttcatttctagagaaaattttgtaaaaattttatttctatagaaactgttgtcaaaatgttatttctatagaacattttctcaaaaaaattgtatttttatagaatattttgtctacatttgatttctatagaatattttgtcaacatttgatttctatagaaaattttgtcaaaatattatttctatagaaaattttatgaaaattttatttctatagaaaattttataaaaattttatttctatagaaaattttgtaaaaattttatttgtatcttgTTGTAAACAAGTGCTCAAAATGCCTTGTTTTGAGAATACAAATCTCTGctatttttacacaaaataatttatacacGTAATCCTTCCTACTTATATAATAAACTACAATTTGCTAGATCATCTAGAGGAAAGAACCatatcatacactgaaaaaaaagcatgcccggttccaaagattttgtct
This is a stretch of genomic DNA from Haematobia irritans isolate KBUSLIRL chromosome 4, ASM5000362v1, whole genome shotgun sequence. It encodes these proteins:
- the LOC142233069 gene encoding protein scylla-like; this encodes MEVLSVQNQYPERFTVITSGTTKAKDWSTPISSSRTTKSPSRAAHNPAHSDIVDTPLEEELIYCDNSDAAACRDLALRLLEELREAKSRNLTCTEVSIPCDLTTRIASDILRVSEREPCGIRGCTVYIEFEEEPHNSRRIGTLKVDSEMVSTFELYLTLRQDKRGWASLLPQFMKNLSRSVTISPDYSLTKHKLYSPNESS